The genomic interval AGAGCACttctttacttttaaatacaATCACTGTGGACCTTAGGACTTAGGTTCAATTCAAGGAAAACAGTCTCTGGATTCTCACTCGTATCTGTTGAGTCTTGATACTGTATATAATGGGGTTCATCAAGGGTGGGAAGAGGATGTAAATGTTGCCCATGAGTACCTGAACCAGCGGAGAGAGATGCTTCCCAAAGCGGTGAACCATGGTCAGACCAATGATGGGGATGTAGAAAACCAAAACAGCAGAGATGTGAGATACACATGTTTGCAAAGACTTGATTCTCTCCTCCCGGGATGCAATGGACAGAACTGTGTGTAGGATCGTCACGTAGGAGGCAAGAATGAGCACTGCATCCAGCAACAGGGTGCAAATCACCAGAGCCAGAGCATAGAAACTGTTAAAGCGGATATCTGAACATGCCATTCAAATCAAGTCTTGGTGCAGGCAGAaagagtgggagaggaagtgaggTCTGCAGTAATTTAAGAACTTCAGGCGGATGATAGCTGGAGGAATGAGCATAGAACTCCTACACAAGATGGCCACTCCGATTTTCATGATTCTCTCATTGGTTAAGATGGAGGAATAGCGAAGAGGGTTGCAAATGGCAATGTAGCGGTCAAAGGACATGGCAAGGAGAACAGAGGACTCCATGAAGGACAGACCATGAATGAAGTAAGACTGTGCAATGCAGGCATCAAGGCTGATCTCTTGAAGGAAGCCCCAAAGGATGCCCAGCACAGTGTGCACCGTGGACAGCCCCATGCACAAGTCTGTGAGGGCTAACATGGCCAGGAAATAGAACATGGGCTGGTGCAGGCTTGGCTCTGTTCGGATCACATGAAGTACCATGCAGTTTCCCAGGAACACCATTGCATAGATGGCTGAGAAAGGAATGGCAAACAAGATGTAGTAGACTTCCAGGCCAGGAAATCCAGTGAGAACAAATCTAGAGGTACTTAAGTTTGACATCAAGTTAATAGACATTAATAAAAAGTACAAACTACTTTCTGGAGGGCTGTTCTATATTATATATCCTATATTCTACTTTCTAATATGTTTCTGTTTGAGAAAAAATGTCAATTTCAATAAGCAGAGAAAATTAGATCTGATCCTTCACTGTGTATCATCGCAAAAACCTCCTGTATCGACATCAACATAGGCCATTTAGACCTAGTGTTAAAAGATACTAGGAAAGCAGGGAGTTTTATGTTAAAACAATAATATCTATAGACTCAGGAGATTTAGGTTGTCTACTGCACTCCCAAGAGTCAGTCCTGGGGGACATGAATGCTTGTTCACAGTGATATCATAGTTGCTATATTCCTCAGAAGTATGTGAAACGCATAGGCAATTTTCCTCATTGGTACTACAGAGGGACTATTCACGGCCTTCAAGTCTTAAATAATCCCTGTGGAATTAGACCAGCTGAGGTAACACATATGTTTTAGAATATGAACTACTAGAGAAAAAGAATCAAATCAATCATATTGAACCTAACATTTTGGTGGACATAGCTCTTGTCTGCATTATTCATCAATATAAAttatactttgtatttttctcGATCTATGGGAGATGTCTTTTACTAAAACatattattgttaatttttattccCTCACTTGTAGCATAAAATAATTcacaacaattttaaattttatgattctGAAAAATATCTAGTATTTTTCTAATCaatgtaatgttcattttgaacaAATTGGACATTTGAGACTGTAGCACATGCTGGATGGTGCAACAGTAATACAGAAAGCAAATCTGGACTTTGTGCCCTATAAATCTATGCCCACTACTGTATCTCTGAGAACTTCTTACTTAGTACATAGTTAAAGAATCATCAACCATGTGCAATCTGTCACTAACATGACTACCTAAATAGGAGTtgaaaaacaaccacaaaattaGAAAGAACCACAGACCACTAAAAAattgctgagagcaggagaaacagtcCTCCCCAGGAGCAAGCTTGCCAACCTGTGTTTGATTCGTGGGTCTCATGTTGGTAGAAAACAGGTCTCCAAAAGTTATTCTCTGACTCTCATGTGAtttgtgtcacacacacaaactcacacacacacacacacacacacacacacacacacacacaccaataaataaaatttaacatttgaGTTTCCAAATATTTTGTGTTTACTTGAACAAcatatattctattattattcGTGGATAGAGTGCTTGATAGATATTAATTAGCTTATGTTGGCTAATTGTGTTGCTCAAAATAACATATGCTTGTTGATAATCTGGCTACTTgttctcttgagtgctgagaaaGCAGTAATAAGCAGTAATAAAAGCATTCTCATAACTGtggcttcttctatttcttttctcttgtagCAGCACTTGTGGAGATTTCCTTTAAGGAGAGTAGTTGTTTGGAATGTAATGAACTGGTCCCTTCTTCATTGTGAAATTGCACAATAACCCTGTCAAACATCTTAATCTAAAAATCCATTTTATATTAAACATGAcgactttgagtttattgttgttgctatctTTAGGAGACAGGAgggtaaacattttttttctattctcaatattgtaaaaaaaaatgtatgtttttacAGTTAAAGGATATTTCTGTTAAACAGGCTaaagtttaggtttttttttcaattatttaggTTGTTTATATTTGTCGTCATTAATATAATTGCTTTACAAACATCctattttgttagtttttcatGAGTTGCATGTTGGTTCACTTTTTTTTAGCTTTCATTGCTCTATGTTACACACTTTATTAATTTACTAATTAAAGCTTTGTTGTCTAATGTTAATCTTCTTAATATATATAATCGACATAGTCAACTGATTAGTCTGCCTTTAACATTCACTATGACGAATCCCAAGtagtattttctcatttttcttctaagGCCTTTGTGTTATTTCTGATTGAGTTTGCATGTCAAATTTTAagtactttattatttatattaaacaaTTAATTGTAAATGCACCaggataatttaaataaaaacaaaataataatatataatacaaactATTTTTGGTGATTGAACCTACAATCTTATGTATTCCCAGCAAAGTTTTACATCACAGCTATGTCTCCAGTCTTCTTCTTtttagatgtttttaaatgtaagtgtgtgtgtatgtgtgtatgttcacgtATAATTTGTTATCATGGGTATCAGAGGACATCAGAAAACATCCTTTGGTTTAAGTCCTTTTCtaccactttttaaaatgagGGTCTCTTTCTGCTTACCACTTTGTACATAAGGCTACTTGCTCTACAAGATTCCAAATATTCTCCTATGTTCATCTTCTGTCCTGCCATAAATGtactaaaaacaaatacaaactgaAATCCTCATACTATGGTCGAAGCATTTTATCTATGTAGCCATATAACCAACtgttatttttagtaattttagagctcatataatgtattttgatcatattcatttctTTATCCCAACACCTTGATGACCTATACACACCGAACATTattcccttttcattttaaatccATCAAATACAGTTTCTGCTGTGCATATGCCCTTGGATATATGGCCTTCCACCAGAGAGTGGTCAACTTGTCAAGGACTACACCCATATAAAGACTGACTTTTCTTCTCTTGAAGCAATTAATTGCCAATGTCTCATTCACTAATCATTAATGAACACTTTAAATCAATAACTCTAAGTATAGATGATctcttttacttaaaaatttaaatgttttcattttgttttatgtctgattatattgcctgcatgtttgtatatTCACCACATGTGCTTGATGCCCTCAGAGGTCCaaagagaatatcagataaaatgaTTCTAGAATTAGTAATGGTTGTGTGCCACTGTGTGGATGTTGGAAATCGAACCTAGATCTTCCACAAGATcaacaagtgctctgaactgctaagTGAACAGCCTGCCactcttttaactttttattgagaaAAGTGTCCACTcatttgcccaggctggccttgggcaAACCTTAGCCCAAGCAGACCTTTAATTGTGATCCTCCTATTGCCTACTCCAAAATAGCTACATCATAGGTCCCAGTGTTGTAGGTTATTTTATGCTACATTTatcatatattcttttaaaatttgttctggGATTTTCAGATTAGCATTATAATTGATTTGAATTAGTTACTATAACGCAAAATTGTAGAGCATTCATCTACACCACATCTGTTGTAAACATTATTAAATTGCTATGTAGGGCAAGCAGAATTTCTTTCATTGCTTACTTTTTTGCTATGttgatttaatttgaaaaatgGAAACTTTTTTAAGGGAAAAAGAGTTGAGTTTAATGTTGAATGTTCAGACTGTGTATCCTTTCCTACTAGGACACATGTGctgttcattttatgttttacaatagcttaataaaaatatttaaaattaaaaccgGAATTGTCAAAAACAAAGTGGGTTCTTCCCACAGACTATACAACTTGTATTGTATTTTATGCACTCTGAAAATATACTTGTCATTTCAGGTATATGTAGACAATTCACTTTCACTATGATTTTCCTTATAGTTGGATAATTATTGGTATATTTGAACAAGATTCTACACACCAATTTATtaattttcccttcctctttgtgttttctggattcccccacccccacccccacattttaaagaaatttagaaTCTGTTTTCCATTTTAACCCTTAATTATTTAATAGTTTCCCTGGAATTATTAACATgcagataaaataaatctaagtTTATTGTCAAATACCAATACACTATAGCACAGGGAAAGGTGGTACCATATGATGGAGATTGTGTCTCTCATCCTTTACAACATTGAGGAAGTCCATTCTTCTTATACATTTCCAATTACCTATCCAGTTACATTCTTGTGATTAGGCATGCTTTGAGTAATGTTTTATTCtaaacaaaaataaggaaaattaaacattttacctTTAGTTAgtctattttgattttatttctaatgaAACATGGATCCTACATTCTAATGAAACATTTCTGAAACCTACATTTCATTACATCAAAAACCTGTTTGTAATATTTATGCAACAAAATATGTAGCTTCATGTCTGCCTGTCTCCTGTCATTCCAACTTTACTACAGTTCATATGTGTTTTTGATCTCTACATTTTGTGGTAGcagtttgaaatatatttttttctgataaattaAAGAAGCAtcattatctttaaatatttttttgaattAATGATTTGGCTTTAAGGATAGGAGTAATGAttacaatatatattaaataatggaAATGAAAAGTAAATGCTGCATATATTTTGTCAGGAAAACTCTCATAGAGACCTGAATGTTACTATAGAGAAGGTCAAATATAAAGATAGTATGGAAAGTATATCTTTCTACAGAAATATAAGCTAAAACCATCAaacttaataaatttattaaataaattatatactcCTATAAAGATtctgtataaaataaaactgagtaAATATACCAGCACATTATACCATAAGATATGTCCTATAAAAATATTGGTTAAagcagaataaaattttaaaaacagaagttaCCTGTTGAAAATGCCCTGACTGCATAGAACAGAATCTGCTAAAAATTAGTTCTTTGGAAATGTCTTACTTTTCAGAGAGTTTTTTGTGTGTAAAGAAAAGATCTATCACTCGATCACGAATCTGTTTGGTCTTGACACCGTACACCACTGGATTAACTGCAGAAGGTACTAAAAGGTACACGCTGGCAACACTGATGTGAACACTGGGAGGCACATTCTTGCCAATGCGGTGAGTTAGGAAGCTAAACAGTGCAGGTGTATAGGAGACAAGGATAGTGCAGACATGTGCAGCACAGGTGCCCAGGGCTTTAGAGCGGGCATTCAGGGAAGAGAGTCGAAACACTGACTGAAGGATTTTTACATAGGATGTCCCTATCAGTCCTACATCCACTATTATAACTGAAAGAGCCACTGAGATTCCATATACTCTGTTAATGAGAGTGTTGGCACTTGCCAACTTCACCACAGCCATGTGCTCACAGTAGGCATGAGGGATGACATATTTTGTATAGTAAGGCAGCCTCTTAATGAGAAAAGGACATGGAAAAATCAAAAGCACACCTCTGATTAGGCAAACAAGACCTAGTTTAGTCACCATAGATGTTGTCAGGATTGATGCATAATGAAGAGGGATACAAATGGCCACAAAGCGATCAAATGCCATGGCTACTAGGATGGCTGACTCCATGATGCACAGTGTATGGATAAAATACATTTGAGTTAGACAGACATCGAAGTCAATCCAATGTGCATCAAACCAGAAGATGCCAAGCATCTTCAGAGCTGCAGAAGAGGAAAGACACATGTCATTTATTGCCAACATGCAAAGGAAGAAATACATAGGCTGGTGGAGACTTGGCTCCAGCTTGACAGTAGCAAGGATTATGCTGTTCCCCAGCAGTGTCAGTGCAAACAGGAGACAGACAAGGATGCCAATCCAACAGTGGAAATTTTCCAATCCAGGTATACCGACCAGGAAGAAAGATGTAATGTGTTGACACGTAGCATTTTCTGCCATTTAAAAACCCAATGGACTGTATGTTTAGTAGAAAATACCAATGGTAATATTCTATAAGCAGAAAATAGCATTGAAAATTTTTCCATGGTCGAGGATGACGTGAAAACACTTTCACAGAAGTGCTGACTCTATCAAACCTCTGAAAATACCAAGATAAATGACTTTGGCTTTAAGGCTCAGCATctcattctgaaaagaaaatacatttatgcATTACTTTTTCTAAGGTTGAAACCTTACTTCagttttagtaatttttcttctGCAATAGTAGATCTGTAATAAAATAGTGCATATCTTCATTGGTGGTGGTGAGTTTCTCTCACAATATGAAGTAAAAACAGGAATTGAtaagaaaatactaaaaaatgCATCTTATTTAGCAGATGTAAGAACATTCTATCActgtaaaattataattttatctttaatatGATCATTCCAATATGATCTAATAAgaacaaagaatataaattttagatGTAAATCCtctatcaatattttaaaaataaagacaagcaTATTTCATATTGAGAACaggaaaataatgtattttctcCATTTCAAAATTGTAGGAATCTTTAGTGAACAAAAGAGGTTGATGGAAAAAGGCTTACAGATTCGGGTTGGGGGTAGCAGATATAGAATGTAGAACAGTTAGAAGGTGGaatgggagggggataaaatctggagtataaaaaaaaagattaaataaaattcttttaaaaagagagaaacacaaatgaaGGAAACAAAATTAGGTTAGTCATTTGAAAGTTGCTTTTCGTGAAGGAGGCAACACAGAGACAGCTCAATGGAATAATTGTAGAGTGTCTACCATCAGTTACACTGTACCTTACTTCTATAAAGATCCTGGCACTAAACTGTCCTATTGGGGAAATTTCATAGATATTTCTTTAACTAACAATGCTCTCCTATCATTTCTATTTGTCAAGATTAAGTCTTTAAAAGGATGATTTGATGGACAGGCAAAAACACAGAAATTGACAAAGTGATGAAATAGAAAGAATACACAGTCACATACTTGCAAGTGTTACTTGTAAGCCTCTGATGAAAATACACCCAGTCAACATGTCTCTATAGAGTTAACCTTTCCTCTAATGCACATGCCCAATCTGCCTAGTGAGGAGAAGAATGAAAGACAGcaatttaaggttttcatatCAGCACCAAACCTAGTTTCTTAGTATTTCTCCTCTCACTATGTCCTTTAGTGTTTACAGTTATTCTGAATCATTTTTCTTGGAATCTAGTTTTAAATTAGCAACAAAATTTGGGCTATTATCCTCACCTTTCATAGCacagttttattta from Arvicanthis niloticus isolate mArvNil1 chromosome 1, mArvNil1.pat.X, whole genome shotgun sequence carries:
- the LOC117697801 gene encoding LOW QUALITY PROTEIN: olfactory receptor 51V1-like (The sequence of the model RefSeq protein was modified relative to this genomic sequence to represent the inferred CDS: substituted 1 base at 1 genomic stop codon) is translated as MSINLMSNLSTSRFVLTGFPGLEVYYILFAIPFSAIYAMVFLGNCMVLHVIRTEPSLHQPMFYFLAMLALTDLCMGLSTVHTVLGILWGFLQEISLDACIAQSYFIHGLSFMESSVLLAMSFDRYIAICNPLRYSSILTNERIMKIGVAILCRSSMLIPPAIIRLKFLNYCRPHFLSHSFCLHQDLIXMACSDIRFNSFYALALVICTLLLDAVLILASYVTILHTVLSIASREERIKSLQTCVSHISAVLVFYIPIIGLTMVHRFGKHLSPLVQVLMGNIYILFPPLMNPIIYSIKTQQIRVRIQRLFSLN
- the LOC117696327 gene encoding olfactory receptor 52P1-like, encoding MAENATCQHITSFFLVGIPGLENFHCWIGILVCLLFALTLLGNSIILATVKLEPSLHQPMYFFLCMLAINDMCLSSSAALKMLGIFWFDAHWIDFDVCLTQMYFIHTLCIMESAILVAMAFDRFVAICIPLHYASILTTSMVTKLGLVCLIRGVLLIFPCPFLIKRLPYYTKYVIPHAYCEHMAVVKLASANTLINRVYGISVALSVIIVDVGLIGTSYVKILQSVFRLSSLNARSKALGTCAAHVCTILVSYTPALFSFLTHRIGKNVPPSVHISVASVYLLVPSAVNPVVYGVKTKQIRDRVIDLFFTHKKLSEK